GTCTGTAAAACCAAAGGCAAAGGAAGATAAAGCACATTATAACCTGAGGTAGGTTGTAGTCAACACAACACACTTACCGTGCGAATCAACGGCCACGGCTGGATGCTGTTCCGAGGGTGCTGTCGAGATGGCGAGCAGAACGTTCGAAGACGGCGCTGCGGAAGCGATCGACGAGGTTGGTTGCTGTTTCGGGTGTAGCACCGTCAGCGTGAGTGTGTACTCCGCGCTGCGGAAATGATCGTCCACCTGGGAGCAGGTCAGCTTGAACACCCGGTTCAGATAGTAGGCCGGTTTCTTGTTGATGTAAACCAGCGATTTCAGCACGTGCTGATAGTTCTCGATCGTATCGTAACCGATCATCTCGACGCCCTCCTTGCTGATCTGCGTCTTGATGTCGAACTTGAACAGTGACTCATCGGCACCGTCCTTATCATCGATCGTGATTTCCTCGTGGTCCGGATTGAGGCTCGGGAATACGTTCACGTTGCAGGAGTCGAGCTTCTGCAGCTCGGGCCGAATGTCCTTGCCCGTGTAAACGCTAATGTTGATCTGTGCCAGAATCTTTACACCCTCCTTAATGTCCGGGTACGACACCAGATGATTCGAGTTGCCGCTAATCACGATCTGTGGCTTTTGGTCGGTTGCGAGCGGTTTATCAACCAGAATTTTGTTGTACAGCccggaagatgatgatgaggaggaCGATAGCATACTACCGCCAGACAGATTGTTTGCCGCACTAACCATTATGTACGTATCAATCGTTGGCAACCGGATAGCTTTCTTGTTGGGGCAGCTTACCGTCGTCATCACCTGAATGTTGCGCCGTCCAATCGTGGGACTTTCCTTCGAGTTGATGTACTGAATCTGCTGCAGTAGCTGCTCAATGTTTGTCTTGTTGCTGCCCTCGATAATGATCTTGTTCATCTGCGTGTTCGATTGGATCTGTTGCTCCGGTTCCAGGTAGTGATCGGCCGGTGGCAGAAGTTTCTCCGCACAATCCGTCCCACAGCGGATCTGATTCGCGGTGAGCACTTTGCGCGTGGACAGTTTAATTTCCGCAATGTCACCGCTGAATCCATGCTTGAGTCGATTCTCCGAACCCTGGTAACAGGCACCGATTGCAAGCGTCGTGTTAATGCCGTGCGCAGCATGCAGCGGCCAATCATCGATGACTTCCGGATTGCTGTGACGATCCTCAACGTTACTCTCGAACCGTATACCATCGATGTATAGGTCCACCTTCGGCAGATCGACATTGATCGTGTAGTGATGCCACTCGTTATCGCACACCTGCGGAATCTTCCAGCGCCACTCGGCCGGACTGAAGATGTTCAGATCGCCGTCGTTGAAGTCTTTGCGGAGCAGCAGTATCAACCGACAGTTGCGCACGAACAGTGCCATATGGTGTCGGTTCATCTTGTGATCATCCGCACTGCAGACGATGTGTTCCTTCGTGTGCTTGTCACTGGTCGCGATACTATGATGGCGGAACATCGTCACGATGCTGAACTGATGGGCGGCAAAGTCCTGCGGTTGTACCACATTCTTCGGTACGATCGCACCAGAGCTACCATCGAAGTGGAAGATCGCTTCGGCACCTTCGTCGTACGTTAGATCCTTCGTCCAGTCGGTATTCTTCTGCAGCAAATCAACTAACCCGGACGCATCACCGTTACCATCGCGTTGCTGTCCATTCTCGTTGAGTCGGCGCATGCATTGGCTCGCGTCCCGATCACAACCGAACGAGATGTGCTTGGTTTTGAGTGATACCGACGATTGGATAACCATGTCTTCGCCCTTACACTGCATATCGCACAGCTCGAGATGAATCTTCGGGAACAGTGACACACTTTCCATGGAGTTGGCAATGTAGTCAATACGTTCTGCCACTCCCATTACGTGTGCCTCGCACACACGCCGTACGCGAATGTTCACCATAACTGGGGCGGATTGTTTCATTGCACAGTCGTACGCCACTACCGAGAGGATGTGATTGTGCGAGATCTTGTGCGACAGTGGTTCCGTGTTGCGTATCGAGCCCTCATTGTCGATGGTAAACGGTTGGTCGTTGGTAAGGATCTCGTACTTGCACACATCACCGAACAGTGGCGTGCAGTCCTTGTCCGTAGCCTCTACACGGATGATCTCCTGGTATAGGCGACCCTCGTCAACCtgataagaagaagagaagaacaaCATGATGAGTAAAGAATTTGAAGAACGACTGGGAAAATATGTGATACTGGGAAAATATACAACTCCACTGTCTGTAACGTTTTTAGAACGATCCAATAGGAAATTAAACAtctcaaaaatataaatcatttAAACATCTTTAAAGATATTTGGAGTTCCTAAGAGCGAAGAAACCATTTTGTGTTGAGGTGCAGAGAGATGGTCGATTAAGCAAATGTCTTAACCATTACCACAGAAGTCTCTCGTACATGGTTCACTGTGAATAGTAATGTGCAAAGCTAAAACCTGTAATGAAACCGAACATTACACAACCGGCCGGTATTAGGCTTCCCCTATTGGTACGGTTCGTTTGGGTATTGCTGTAATGGAGCCAACATAAGCGCCACCGTAAAACATAACCACTCGAGGTTGTGTAAAGCTGCCGAAGAAGCCACGAGACGACGCTTTACCAGAATTCTGTCAAACGCACAAAATTTCTCTACCGTACCATTTGGCGATAAATAAATCGGTAAATCGACTTCGATTTTCATTCCATCGGCATCGTCCGGTGTGGAACAAGGATTAGATTTGTACCGGATAACTTACGCAAAAGTGGAATGTAGCGAACAGGAGTAATTCGTCCAAAAATAGCGCCTCTTCAACAAAACCATGAAACAGAACGACATTTAGCAATCAATGAGCTGTGGAAGGTATGACTTGGGGGGTATAGCTATGGTCTATAAACGATCGTTACACCCGAGACCCCATTTTGTACCGGCACAACATAAAAGTCTCTCTCTCCGTCGGAATGCGTCACGCTGTGGCTCGGTTTGGGCTACCTTGTATGGGCACATCGCGCAGGAAATGGGGCACCAGAGGTTCGGGCAGATTAAAAAGGTAAGATTAAGTTTCCCTTCACGGCGGACAAATCATCGTACCCATCAGTACAAAACACGCCGGTTAGTAGGCTTAACCGATTGCGATGTAATAAAactctctcttcttctttccGAATCGGGAGCAATTTGGTCTCCGGACGCGTTTGCcacgttcatttttttttcgagtcaTTTTATTCCGTTCCGAGCAACACTAGCGGACAACGATGACGCGGTTCGATATCGAttttttggaagtttttcGAAAGGTTTTCCAGGATTTGGACCACCTGGTCCATTCGCAGGGGAACCATCCAATAAATTCCCGCTATGTGAGGGAACGAGACGGTTTAATgaagaagggggaaaaaatacaactttagacgccaacaaacaaataccaaacataaaaaagtgtaCGAGAAGGATGACGAAAGGCttccagagaaaaaaaagggcaaacgcGAGTGAAGTATATGGAGAGACCGGTGTGAAAATTAGTTTTTCCCATGCTAATCGTTACCGAAAATTTATTCCTCGTTGACCGTGCACACAGTGATGGGGTGACCGAGAGCGAGCCTTGATAGAGGGGTCGATGGTGTACCATTAGTTTGGGGTTCGTTTTTCCATCGAAAGAAGGAAAggttatttttaccatttgtCTCGTCTAACCAACCCGGTGGGGCGAGGTGAGTTCGATGGAAAAATTACCTGATATACGATGCGGTTACTGAATGTAGTTAAAAGTAACCGATGAAAGATTGGAATTGTGTTTTGGGCACCTTAGCAATAGGAAAGGTTCAAAGTatgtaacaaattaaaaaaaaaatgcttataGTTTTAGGTTTTTGATTAAATTCTAGACAGAGTTGAGCATAACTAATAACTAGTGAACATTTTTTGGGCAGATACGGATCCAAActtaaacacaaaaccatttcACTTTCTAACGCCAATTTATCTGATCCTTCAAAACTCCAATCCAAGTTCAAAAGTGGTACCGAAATCACCAGGAAaccaaccattttttttcaacgccCAACAACCAGTTTGTCACCCAACCGAAGTCGACAATTTGAAACGTAAACTTTGGCGCTCCTTCATGGATTTCGATTTCAAGCGATCAATTTTGTCACCCAAAAGGCTACATAGCGGACGGGTACAGCAAAACGAGCGCCGTGGTTTCCTCGGTCTTTGGCGCGTTCCCGGTCCTTGGACGTGATGTGATCGATGTTAAACAAGTGGACAAACGAACGGAAACGAAACGCGAACGATCGAAATGGGCGATTTGATGGTACAGCGGCAGAAGGCGGGGGTCACTACGTCTGCAGCAAGTATGATTGGTGGTAGCCTTGTTTGATGGGCACACCTTTTCTttccaacacacatacaaaattgctgttttgttgACATGATTGATGTTTGCGTATGGTTCACCACGCCACCAGAGGATAAGGGGGATGGAAACAACCGAAAACTAGTCCTCCGAAAGCGATTGCGCTGATTTAAGGTTTTTGAAGTATGGTGGTATAGAGAACTGGATATTACGCAAGACGTTT
The DNA window shown above is from Anopheles funestus chromosome 3RL, idAnoFuneDA-416_04, whole genome shotgun sequence and carries:
- the LOC125768563 gene encoding calsyntenin-1, which produces MMPAKGFLLTLLVLVASSSFHGHHQVKGEKYEDEDDYYDSRERVLENSYHGLIKENETFVEITPLIKVDETKICGFHIIKKNKEIPFQIELVNELGILKAKKTLNCEKRKNYKFEITAVFCDGSHSKSASVHISVIDINEYSPTFLQPSYVTEVDEGRLYQEIIRVEATDKDCTPLFGDVCKYEILTNDQPFTIDNEGSIRNTEPLSHKISHNHILSVVAYDCAMKQSAPVMVNIRVRRVCEAHVMGVAERIDYIANSMESVSLFPKIHLELCDMQCKGEDMVIQSSVSLKTKHISFGCDRDASQCMRRLNENGQQRDGNGDASGLVDLLQKNTDWTKDLTYDEGAEAIFHFDGSSGAIVPKNVVQPQDFAAHQFSIVTMFRHHSIATSDKHTKEHIVCSADDHKMNRHHMALFVRNCRLILLLRKDFNDGDLNIFSPAEWRWKIPQVCDNEWHHYTINVDLPKVDLYIDGIRFESNVEDRHSNPEVIDDWPLHAAHGINTTLAIGACYQGSENRLKHGFSGDIAEIKLSTRKVLTANQIRCGTDCAEKLLPPADHYLEPEQQIQSNTQMNKIIIEGSNKTNIEQLLQQIQYINSKESPTIGRRNIQVMTTVSCPNKKAIRLPTIDTYIMVSAANNLSGGSMLSSSSSSSSGLYNKILVDKPLATDQKPQIVISGNSNHLVSYPDIKEGVKILAQINISVYTGKDIRPELQKLDSCNVNVFPSLNPDHEEITIDDKDGADESLFKFDIKTQISKEGVEMIGYDTIENYQHVLKSLVYINKKPAYYLNRVFKLTCSQVDDHFRSAEYTLTLTVLHPKQQPTSSIASAAPSSNVLLAISTAPSEQHPAVAVDSHDNTNQYAHVMLHSHDVQESQSKVRNSGGATLLGHEKLASSHSTMLIVVICASFVLLICGVGIARLRNSNAAMNGTSGGHGGAAGAAGGAFSRNLTDKHLPCPKVAPDQQLDWDDSALTITINPMQHDTLSDESSESENSDSEDEEVLNGRYKNVSQLEWDNSTI